The segment ATTATTCACTCTATATAGGTTACAAAATCTTTTTATATAATCCGATAAGATCATCATGGTTAGCTGGGTATGGATTAAATCTATAACACATATCCTCTAGTGCTCTATCTGCCATGAGGTTAAGTTTTGGTTCAGATGTAGCCTTATCTACACCAAATTCAGTCAGTGTCATTGGACATTCTAAAGTTCGTTGTAGTTTTACAATCGCCTCTAGTAATGCACCTATTTTATCTCCATCGGATGCTTTATGCGATGCAAAGCCCAACTTAGCAGATAGATGGGCATATTTCTTGGCCACCTCTTGGTTACGAGAGCAATTAAATCCAATCACATAAAGCAAAAGCATACTGTTAGCTAGTCCATGAGGTACATGAAATTGCCCACCCAACTGATGTGCCATGGCATGAACGAGACCCACGCCAGCCTTGTTAAAGGAAAGTCCTGCAAGGCATGATGCTTCGTGCATTGACATGCGATCTTGGTCTGTGGCTGTTGACTTATAACATTTTGGTAGGTATTCAAAGACAAGCTCAATTGCTTGCTGTGCCAACGCATCAGTAAAATTATTTGCAGACGTTGCTACATAGGCTTCAAGCGCATGAACAAGAACATCCATACCGCTAAAAGCAGTAACATTTGGAGGCGATGTTTTTACAAATAATGGCGTTAATAATGCTTCATCTGGTGATACCGCATCATCCATAAGAGGATATTTAATTTGTGTTTCGCTATCTGTAAGAACAGCAAAAGAGGTCACTTCTGATCCAGTTCCACTAGTAGTAGGAACAGCAATAAAGGATTTGATATCCATATGCTTTAACTTACGACCAAAGTAAGCAATGCCCTTACTCATATCGATACAGGAGCCCCCACCTATGGCAATGATTACAGTTGGTTTAATGCCTTCCATAAACTCAATACCCTTTACTACATGCGTAATCGGTGGATCAGGTACCACATCAGTGTAGATGGTTACCTTATTTTTACTGTCCATTAACCCCATCACATACGTAAGGCTTGGAGAATCTTTTAAAAATGGATCGCATATGATAAGGATAGATTCATTAGAAAATGCTGTAAGACGATTTAACGAATCTGGCCCTGCATAAATCTGGGTTGGAAAAGTCCATTTATTCATATGCTCACCACCTATCGAATATTAAATCCTGTTGTTAAGCAACATCTACGACGTCGTGCAAAGCAACGAGCCGATGTAGTAGATTCCCCAGTAGGTGTAGCAATTGTAAAGGTTGTCGTACCCTCACCACTAAATCCAAGCCCTGCATAGGACGGACCATTCTTAACAAAAATGGAAGTTTTCATTTTACGAGCCATCCGGTTGAGGCGTTCCATATTCAAGGAATGCATTGTGGCCGTATGATGTAAGCCTGCTTCTAACATCAAGCATACATCAAGACCTTCGTCAAAGCTATCTACTGTAACAACAGGTAAAATAGGCATTAACATCTCAATTACTGCAAAGGGATGATTTTTTGGAGCCCGCATGATAATTAACCGTGGATCACCATTGTACGGAATATGTGCTGCATCAAGAATAACGCTTGCATTTTTACCGACAAATTTTTTATTTGGTGTCCCATTTGGCAACACTGTTAAATCGACTAGGCGTTGAATATCCTGTTGATTTTCAAGGAGAATACAACCTGCTTTTACCATTTCTTGAACTAGCTGTGGCTCAATTTGACGCATGGCTACAACGCTCTTTTCAGCGATACATAGAATATTATTATCTAGACTAGCGCCGAGAACAATATCTTGAGCGGCCTTTTTAATATCTGCCGTTTCATCTACAAAGGCCGGTGGATTGCCTGCACCAGCACCGATAACCTTTTTACCACTTTGAAGCGCTTGTTTTACTACGCCAGGACCTCCAGTAACAACTAATAGGCTCACATCTGGATGTAGCATCATCTCTTGAGCAGACTCAATAGATGGCTCTCGAAGTGTAACAATAAGGTTTTCAATGCCAATCGATTTAGCAATAACTTGATTGAGCTCACTAACAAGCTCTCGACTCAAATTCTTGGCGCCTGGATGAACGCTAAAGAATATAGCATTTCCGGCCGCCAGCATACCGATGGAATTACATATTAATGTTTCTGCCGGATTCGTACTTGGCGTTATAGCACCGATGACACCATAGGCTGATAATTCATATAATGTCATACCATTATCACCAGTTTCACACTCTGTAACAAGGTCTTCTACGCCCGGTGTTTTATTTAGTGTAAGGTTTAATTTTAGTACTTTATCCGCAACGCGACCCATCCCCGTTTCGTCAACGGTTTTCTGAGCCAACTCTTGCACTCGTGGACGCATAGCAGCACGGATGTCTGCTATTACCTTTTCACGGGTTGCCAAGGTACAATCTTCAAAGCGTGCTTGCGCTGCTTTTGCAGCTTGAATTGCTTCATCAACCGTATCAAATACACCTGGCTCAACTTGACCTCTAGGCGCTTGTTTAATAGGTTGTGATGAGGCCATTTCTTGCTTTTGCCCCTGTAATATATCTATAACCATGGAGCGGATCATTTCTTTCAACTGTGTATTGTTTTCCATCATGAACCTCCATATAGGTTGCATTGCTGATGCAATGACCATGTCAACTAACGGTGTCCACAATCAAGGATACATTCATGATGTGACACAATAACTAGGTTTAACTCTGGCACCAGCTATTTCCTATACAATTATTTTTCAAAACTATCAATAATACCCACAATAGCGCAATCTACTGCGGTGCCTTTATCATCTTCGAAAATATGCCGTGCCGATGAGCCTCGAGTTAGAAGCACATATTCACCTTCACCAGCACATACTGTATCGACGGCGATTTCTATGCGCCCCGTCAACTCTTGTTCTCCATCGAGAATATCTACCATCATCAGTTTCATTCCCTTTAGAGATTCATGCTTTTGAGTAGATACGATACTACCCACAACTTTACCGACTTGCATACTTCTCGTTCCCTTCAATTATTGTGATACCTAAGCGCTCGATTTCATCTCGAGCAGCCATGGTGAACCGTTGTCCCCTATATATGACGATAATAGACTGACTTTCACAAGATCTAACAAAAGAGGTCGTTATCCACGCTTGATGACTGGCATATATAGGACGACCAAATTTATCTAGAAATTTGATAGGCCAATCTAGAATGACTGATGGATTCATCAACGAGGTTACAGGAACTGCTAGGTGTATCGTCACCTCACAGTCATACGCTAATGCACGATGTAAATAGGCAACCCAAGGCACCAATGTATCGCACATTAACTCTCGTAAATGACCATAATCTATACCAGCGAAAGAAATGAGTTGGTTCTGCAACAATATATGCTCATCATAGCTATTGCACTCTGTGACCATAAAAGTAGCAGTGGATGTCATGCGCTTTTCTAGGCGTTCTAGCACCAGTTTAACTAATGCATCCATATTAATGCTCACTTCCCATGGCAATCCCTAAGGGCGTTACAAACTCTGGGTATAATGGCTTATCTACGGGTAATCCTATATATTGACTGAAAGTTTTTGTAAACTCCTCAAAATTAGAAGCACCACCTACAACAACAATGGGAGTCCCCTTTTCATAGCCACCCTCTTGTAACGCACGCTTAGAAATAGCTGCCATTTTTTCAACCACAGGCCGTATGGTTGCATATACATCGCGTTTATTTGCTTCATTGCGCTTATAGGCCTCCGCTTCAGGAATAGAGATGCCATAGGCCCCGCTAATTACAAGGTTCATATGGGTGCCTCCTGTAGGCTCATCTACGGTATATACAACTCGGCCATCTTTTAAAATGCTTATGCCCGTAGTACCACCACCGACGTCGATAACAGCGCCATCGGTGATTCCGAGCACATTAGCAGCAGCGGTAGGCTCGTCTAAAATGCAGGTTACTTCAAAACCGGCACTTTCAAGAACATGACCTACTACCTCTTTATTCTTGCCTATCGTTCCAGGTGGAACAGCTGCTGCGGCATATACAAGCTCTGTGCCTAAGGCGGCTTCCGCCTTAGCCTTTAAAGCTCTCGTAATTGTAACAGCTCCCACATAGTCAACTACAAGGCCATCTCGAATAGATTCGTTGTATTCAAAAGCACCATATATAGGTTTACCTTTATCGTTTACTACGGATAGGACAATAGATGATGTACCAAGGTCAATGCCTACGCGTAAATTCTTTTGATTATGAGAGCTCACTTGTTTGGACTCTACAAGATCAGAGAACTCTTGCAAGGTATTATTTGCCTTTTTCAAACCTTTCATCATATCACCTACTTTACTGTACAATTCTCGCCATCACTGTACCTTGTACATTGGCAGCGTTTGCCTCATCTGTATCAATATGGAATTCTAGGACAAAACCAGGTACAGCCCGAACGATGACATCACCAAATACAGTAGTGCGTTCTGGCGTTTGAAGTTCAACATTAACGCTATCGCCATCGTTTACATTAAGCCGTTTTGCATCATCAGGTGACATATGAATATGTCGTTTTGCAACGATGCAAATAGGTTTTGTAATTTCCCCGTTTTCCGTACATAAAGTAATCTCTACGGCTGATTCTAAATGACCAGATAGCACAATAGGAGGTTTTATACCCAATGCACGAGCATCGGTCAAAGATACCTCTACTTGTGACTGTTTTCTAAGGGGACCTAATACGCGGACATTTTGAATGACCCCTTTAGGCCCCACTAAAGTAACTGTTTGTTCTGAAGCAAATTCTCCAGTTTGTTTTAAGTCACTTTTTTTAGTAATAGCCTGGTCAGGGAATAATATATCCCAGTCCTCCTGACATAGATGGACATGTCTATTGCTCACACCTACGGGAATGGACGATTCGAACATGGCTTCGATCACTTCTCGTACGATAGCACGAATCTGTTCCCGATCCATAAGCTATTATCCTTTCTTAGGTAAGATCAATTCTACATCGCTATGAGGGCGTGGAATTACATGAGTAGATACTACTTCACCTACTTTTTGTGCTGCTGCACAGCCTGCATCAACAGCTGCTTTTACAGCGCCTACATCACCGCGAACCATTACTGTTACAAGACCGGAACCGATTTTTTCAGTACCTTCTAATGTAACGTTAGCTGCTTTTACCATTGCGTCAGCCGCTTCAATTGCGCCTACTAAACCTTTTGTTTCTACCATGCCTAATGCGTTATTCATGATAATCTCCTTTATTATTTACTACTTTATTTCTTTTTAGTGTTTTTCTTTGGTGTTATTTTCTTTGTACCTGTTGATTTAGAACTTTTCGGTTCCATGATCGTAGATACTATCTCATCTAACACCTCAACAACCTTTTTATCTAATTGGGGTTTCTCTGTTTCATCAGCTACCTTAGCCGGCTTATCTGTAAAATCATCATTAAAGGATTCGACTAAGCCTTCTGCAGGTCGAGGAATTACTTTGTGAGCTACATACAAGTTCATACCTTTTGTAATCGCCACACCTGTTTGAACAGCTGCTTCAACAGCTGCCACATCACCAGTTACCTTTACGGTCATCCAGCCAAGTCCTCTCGCCTTTTCTATTCCTATGAGCCGTACATTTGCAGCTTTAACCATTGCATCTGATGCGGTGATAGCCCCCAGCAAACCAGCTACTTCTAGTAACCCTAGTGAATCTTTCACCATGCCACCTCCCGACGTTTATTCATTAGATAATGTAAGCATTACCTTTGTTTTTAGGTCTTTCTCCCATAGTTTCTAGTAACGCTAACCCCACATCACGTGCTGCTTTTACAGCTTGTTTAACAGCGCCAGAGTCACCAGAAATTAGTAAAACAACTTCATTTGACATATCTGAGCTCGATGGAGACTGATAATCTACCACATCTACATTAGCTGATTTAACTGCTGTATCTGCCATAACTACACCTATTGCTGCTGGGGCACCTACTAATAACCCAAAGGCTTTACCTTCTGGTGTCCCAAAAGCAGTGACTAAGGCTTCTCCTGCACGCGCTGTATATTGGACCTCCACATGGCCTGCGTCATTCATATATACTTCGCCAAAGGTGCGTTCTAATTCACGTAATGCTACTTCCACAGAACGTCTTACATCGGATACGTCATCGCCACCAAATATGATAAGGGAACCAGAACCAGCGCCACCTTTCATATCACGGGCCAGTTCAATGCTAACAATCTCTGTATTCGTTGCTTTTACAGCTTCATCAGCGGCCATAATTTGCGGCCCTGCACCTGTACGTGAACCTAAGATACCGATGGATCGATATGACTTAGTGAGCTTCATAGCTTCCAATACTTGACTATCAACATTGGCAATTACGAGACCAATCGTATCGCCTGTTGTAGTGCTACCTACGTGTTCAGTAATCATAGAAGTTTGTAGTTGACTTACAGCAGGTGAACTTACAGGTGCCGAAGCACATGATGCATTACTAGTCGCGCCTGAAGTTGTGCTTAAATCAGCACTATCGATACGCATCAATACGCGCTTTAAAATCTCATCTACCATACTTTTAGTATCGGCCATAATTATTCACCCTTTGTTGGTAAAATACCTTCTACATCTTTATGTGGTCTTGGAATTACATGAGTAGAGATAACAACACCTACCCGTTCTGCAGCAGCTGCACCTGCGTCTACAGCAGCTTTTACAGCACCTACATCACCACGAACCATAACAGTAACGAGACCAGAGCCAATTTTTTCATTGCCTACGAGTTCCACATTAGCTGCTTTAAGCATTGCATCAGCTGCTTCAATAGCGCCTACTAGACCCTTAGTTTCCACCATACCTAATGCTTCTTGTGTCATCTGTTTTCTCTCCTTTTACAAAACATAGAATAAAGATTACAAATTTATTTTTCTAATAGTTCCACCATAGTACCTATATTCATAAAGGCAAAGTGCGCTGTTTTAAGTAGTTGTACCATGAGTACAGCACCAGTACCTTCACCTAACGCCATTTGTCCATGGATTGGAACTTCATCAAGACGAATATTTGCATAAGCCAATGCTGCGGCCATCCCTACCTCGCGAGAATAATGAGATGGAATACCGTATAATGGAGCGTCTCCATTCATTTGAGTAGCACAAGCCATGGCAACGGCTGTAATATATCCATCGATTACAAATGGGATATGTAAGTCTGTACAAGCCACCATAGCACCTGTAATAGCGGCTATATCAAAGCCTCCTACGCGGCTAATTACCTCTTTAGGACTATTTAAGTGTCCCTTATGATGAGATAGTGCAGTACGTACAAACTCTCTTTTTTGATTCATGTAGGCCTCTTCATCAGGGCCAGATCCAGGACCTACAGTTATCCGTGGGTCTAGTTTTGTAAGGCCACTCAGAACAGCTGCTGAAGTAGTTGTATTACCAACACCCATTTCGCCAAAGGAAAATAGATTGATACCCGATTCTGCATAGTAAACAACTCGGTTATATCCAGCTTGGTATGCTAGGTCAAACTCTTCATCACTCATAGCAGCACCATCTAATATATTCTTTGTGCCTTGAGCTACCTTTCGATTTATCCCAATACCTTGTGGGCACGCAATGCCTACATCTACCACTTCATAAGGAATATGGTTAAAGATACAGTAATTAGCAACTGCACTTTTACCATCAATCATATTCTGAGACTGTTTACGAGTAATCTCATAGTTATAACCGATTAGACCATCTACGGAAATACCATTATCTGCAGAAAAGATAATATGCTGAGCCTGAATCTCAGGTTTCATATCTTGCCAAGCGAGACACATTTTTTTGAAATATCGTTCCCATAGACCCAAGCTTTTTGGAATGATCGCCTTATTTAAAATAAATTGATTAAGTTGTTCTTCAAACACTTTGTCCATGGAAAAACCTTCTTTCAACTAACCGTATATGTAGTTACATAATTGTTTTAACGACTCTTCGTCGTGAACTGATATTTCAAAAATATTAGTGGCTCCCGCTAGTTTAAGATTGCGCCGAGGCGCCTCAACATCTTTACCCGTGTCCACCTTTGATACAACCCCTATAACCTCGCGATTTAAGGAGTTTCCAAAGTTTGGTGGGAATATGGTTGTTTCATCACCTGCAGGAATCATGAAAATCACTACGTCCGCATCATAGGCGTGCAAGATAATGCCTCGATAGTAATTAGGATTCTCCATATATTCTCCAGGGGTATCGATGAAGTTTCCCACTCTCGTTATGGCTTGTGTCTTATGATACGTAGCCGAGCCATGAGTAATCGTATCTGCTAATGTAGTCTTACCACAACCGCTACGACCTACTAGAAGGATACGTTTTTCTTTCTTTTCGGTGCTCATAATTACCCTTTCATTAGGATCTTGTTAAATCCGTTGGAAAGAATCCTAATATGCGTTGCAGACCTTCAATTACGCTGCGCAAAGCAGATTCAACAGCAGATACATCACCAGTTATGAGAAGTGCCCCCGAAAATCTATCGATGAAACCGATTTCGATATCACCAGATTTACTTGCAATATCGGCTGCAATAATGGTCCCTTCGCCAGGTGTTATGGTAAGAATTCCAATAGCATTGCGTCCTTTTTCCTCAAGCCCCATTTTTCTAAATAGATCTGGCTTAGGATTGGCAATAACATGAGCTATCGTAACCTGCTTTCCGGGTACAAACTCTTGAATGATGCGCTGTTTTGCATCAATTACCTCTTGAAAGGCCATATAATCTCCTCCTAATGTAATATGTATTCTTTAAACTATACTGACATGTTATAGTTTGTCGTTGTTTTATATACTCTAGCTATAGTTAAGGTGCCACTAATTGGAAGAACAACACAGCTAAACCTGCCCCAATCAATGGACCAATAAATGGTACCCATGCATATTGCCAGTTCGCAGTTCCCTTATTAGGAATCGGTAATAAGAAATATGCTAACCGTGGACCAAAGTCACGGGCTGGATTTAATGCATATCCAGTAGTTGCACCAAAGGACATACCAATGGATGCTACCAAAATACCGATGACCATAGGTGCTAAACCATCGGCCATTTTTCCTAAGCAGAGAATCGCTAGCATAAACATAAATGTTGCTATAATCTCAGATATCAAATTGAAAGGTTTATTATCGATTGCTGGACCTGTTGCAAAAATCCCTACACAGTTTCCTTCGTCAGGACCGGTTACTTTAAAGTGTGGATAATAGAACAATGCAGCAATGGCAGCACCTGTAAAACCACCTGCAATTTGAGCTATGGACATTGGAATGACTTGATCCCAAGGGAATATACCTGCTACAGCAAGAGCAAAGGTAACGGCAGGATTCAAATGCCCAGGGCCACCAAGTGTAATCCCTACATATACACCAAAGGCTACGGCAAATG is part of the Veillonella nakazawae genome and harbors:
- a CDS encoding 1-propanol dehydrogenase PduQ → MNKWTFPTQIYAGPDSLNRLTAFSNESILIICDPFLKDSPSLTYVMGLMDSKNKVTIYTDVVPDPPITHVVKGIEFMEGIKPTVIIAIGGGSCIDMSKGIAYFGRKLKHMDIKSFIAVPTTSGTGSEVTSFAVLTDSETQIKYPLMDDAVSPDEALLTPLFVKTSPPNVTAFSGMDVLVHALEAYVATSANNFTDALAQQAIELVFEYLPKCYKSTATDQDRMSMHEASCLAGLSFNKAGVGLVHAMAHQLGGQFHVPHGLANSMLLLYVIGFNCSRNQEVAKKYAHLSAKLGFASHKASDGDKIGALLEAIVKLQRTLECPMTLTEFGVDKATSEPKLNLMADRALEDMCYRFNPYPANHDDLIGLYKKIL
- a CDS encoding aldehyde dehydrogenase family protein; translated protein: MMENNTQLKEMIRSMVIDILQGQKQEMASSQPIKQAPRGQVEPGVFDTVDEAIQAAKAAQARFEDCTLATREKVIADIRAAMRPRVQELAQKTVDETGMGRVADKVLKLNLTLNKTPGVEDLVTECETGDNGMTLYELSAYGVIGAITPSTNPAETLICNSIGMLAAGNAIFFSVHPGAKNLSRELVSELNQVIAKSIGIENLIVTLREPSIESAQEMMLHPDVSLLVVTGGPGVVKQALQSGKKVIGAGAGNPPAFVDETADIKKAAQDIVLGASLDNNILCIAEKSVVAMRQIEPQLVQEMVKAGCILLENQQDIQRLVDLTVLPNGTPNKKFVGKNASVILDAAHIPYNGDPRLIIMRAPKNHPFAVIEMLMPILPVVTVDSFDEGLDVCLMLEAGLHHTATMHSLNMERLNRMARKMKTSIFVKNGPSYAGLGFSGEGTTTFTIATPTGESTTSARCFARRRRCCLTTGFNIR
- a CDS encoding EutN/CcmL family microcompartment protein encodes the protein MQVGKVVGSIVSTQKHESLKGMKLMMVDILDGEQELTGRIEIAVDTVCAGEGEYVLLTRGSSARHIFEDDKGTAVDCAIVGIIDSFEK
- the pduM gene encoding PduM family microcompartment protein, coding for MDALVKLVLERLEKRMTSTATFMVTECNSYDEHILLQNQLISFAGIDYGHLRELMCDTLVPWVAYLHRALAYDCEVTIHLAVPVTSLMNPSVILDWPIKFLDKFGRPIYASHQAWITTSFVRSCESQSIIVIYRGQRFTMAARDEIERLGITIIEGNEKYASR
- the eutJ gene encoding ethanolamine utilization protein EutJ, translated to MMKGLKKANNTLQEFSDLVESKQVSSHNQKNLRVGIDLGTSSIVLSVVNDKGKPIYGAFEYNESIRDGLVVDYVGAVTITRALKAKAEAALGTELVYAAAAVPPGTIGKNKEVVGHVLESAGFEVTCILDEPTAAANVLGITDGAVIDVGGGTTGISILKDGRVVYTVDEPTGGTHMNLVISGAYGISIPEAEAYKRNEANKRDVYATIRPVVEKMAAISKRALQEGGYEKGTPIVVVGGASNFEEFTKTFSQYIGLPVDKPLYPEFVTPLGIAMGSEH
- the pduL gene encoding phosphate propanoyltransferase produces the protein MDREQIRAIVREVIEAMFESSIPVGVSNRHVHLCQEDWDILFPDQAITKKSDLKQTGEFASEQTVTLVGPKGVIQNVRVLGPLRKQSQVEVSLTDARALGIKPPIVLSGHLESAVEITLCTENGEITKPICIVAKRHIHMSPDDAKRLNVNDGDSVNVELQTPERTTVFGDVIVRAVPGFVLEFHIDTDEANAANVQGTVMARIVQ
- the pduA gene encoding propanediol utilization microcompartment protein PduA; translated protein: MNNALGMVETKGLVGAIEAADAMVKAANVTLEGTEKIGSGLVTVMVRGDVGAVKAAVDAGCAAAQKVGEVVSTHVIPRPHSDVELILPKKG
- a CDS encoding BMC domain-containing protein, giving the protein MVKDSLGLLEVAGLLGAITASDAMVKAANVRLIGIEKARGLGWMTVKVTGDVAAVEAAVQTGVAITKGMNLYVAHKVIPRPAEGLVESFNDDFTDKPAKVADETEKPQLDKKVVEVLDEIVSTIMEPKSSKSTGTKKITPKKNTKKK
- the pduB gene encoding propanediol utilization microcompartment protein PduB, coding for MADTKSMVDEILKRVLMRIDSADLSTTSGATSNASCASAPVSSPAVSQLQTSMITEHVGSTTTGDTIGLVIANVDSQVLEAMKLTKSYRSIGILGSRTGAGPQIMAADEAVKATNTEIVSIELARDMKGGAGSGSLIIFGGDDVSDVRRSVEVALRELERTFGEVYMNDAGHVEVQYTARAGEALVTAFGTPEGKAFGLLVGAPAAIGVVMADTAVKSANVDVVDYQSPSSSDMSNEVVLLISGDSGAVKQAVKAARDVGLALLETMGERPKNKGNAYII
- the pduA gene encoding propanediol utilization microcompartment protein PduA is translated as MTQEALGMVETKGLVGAIEAADAMLKAANVELVGNEKIGSGLVTVMVRGDVGAVKAAVDAGAAAAERVGVVISTHVIPRPHKDVEGILPTKGE
- a CDS encoding nicotinate-nucleotide--dimethylbenzimidazole phosphoribosyltransferase, coding for MDKVFEEQLNQFILNKAIIPKSLGLWERYFKKMCLAWQDMKPEIQAQHIIFSADNGISVDGLIGYNYEITRKQSQNMIDGKSAVANYCIFNHIPYEVVDVGIACPQGIGINRKVAQGTKNILDGAAMSDEEFDLAYQAGYNRVVYYAESGINLFSFGEMGVGNTTTSAAVLSGLTKLDPRITVGPGSGPDEEAYMNQKREFVRTALSHHKGHLNSPKEVISRVGGFDIAAITGAMVACTDLHIPFVIDGYITAVAMACATQMNGDAPLYGIPSHYSREVGMAAALAYANIRLDEVPIHGQMALGEGTGAVLMVQLLKTAHFAFMNIGTMVELLEK
- a CDS encoding EutP/PduV family microcompartment system protein — protein: MSTEKKEKRILLVGRSGCGKTTLADTITHGSATYHKTQAITRVGNFIDTPGEYMENPNYYRGIILHAYDADVVIFMIPAGDETTIFPPNFGNSLNREVIGVVSKVDTGKDVEAPRRNLKLAGATNIFEISVHDEESLKQLCNYIYG
- the eutS gene encoding ethanolamine utilization microcompartment protein EutS, producing MAFQEVIDAKQRIIQEFVPGKQVTIAHVIANPKPDLFRKMGLEEKGRNAIGILTITPGEGTIIAADIASKSGDIEIGFIDRFSGALLITGDVSAVESALRSVIEGLQRILGFFPTDLTRS
- a CDS encoding MIP/aquaporin family protein, which encodes MDVTQMYISEFVGTAVLIAFGNTTNASILLKKTIVSIFGTNWLHIIFGWAFAVAFGVYVGITLGGPGHLNPAVTFALAVAGIFPWDQVIPMSIAQIAGGFTGAAIAALFYYPHFKVTGPDEGNCVGIFATGPAIDNKPFNLISEIIATFMFMLAILCLGKMADGLAPMVIGILVASIGMSFGATTGYALNPARDFGPRLAYFLLPIPNKGTANWQYAWVPFIGPLIGAGLAVLFFQLVAP